One region of Trinickia violacea genomic DNA includes:
- a CDS encoding lipid A biosynthesis lauroyl acyltransferase, translated as MLGRLGGRLGIALLKFLAILPYGFVARLGDGLGWLLYQIPSRRRRIVHINLKLCFPEWSDEKREDIAQKHFRHAIRSYVERSVQWFGSLKKLEKLVQVDSEVDLTDPDMPPTLLLGFHFVGIEAGSVFINRALRRQCGALYQPMKNQELDEIAKQARGRFGADMASRADSARVVLRWLKERKPVMLGADMDYGVRNSTFVPFFGIPTCTLTAVGRFAKVGHAQVLPFIGEVLPNYKGYRLKVFKPWDNYPSGDDDIDARRMNAFLEEQIPRIVEQYYWVHKRFKTRPEGEPSFY; from the coding sequence ATGCTAGGCCGGCTCGGGGGCAGGCTGGGCATCGCACTGCTCAAATTTCTCGCCATTCTCCCGTACGGTTTCGTCGCGCGCCTGGGCGACGGGCTCGGCTGGCTGCTCTACCAGATCCCCAGCCGGCGCCGGCGCATCGTCCATATCAACCTCAAGCTGTGCTTTCCCGAGTGGAGCGACGAAAAGCGCGAAGACATCGCGCAAAAGCACTTCCGGCATGCGATTCGCAGCTACGTCGAGCGCAGCGTCCAGTGGTTCGGCTCGTTGAAGAAGCTCGAGAAGCTGGTGCAAGTCGATAGCGAAGTCGACCTGACCGATCCCGACATGCCGCCCACGCTGCTGCTTGGCTTCCACTTCGTCGGTATCGAGGCCGGCTCGGTCTTCATCAATCGCGCGCTGCGGCGCCAGTGCGGCGCGCTCTATCAGCCGATGAAGAATCAGGAGCTCGATGAAATCGCCAAGCAGGCGCGCGGCCGCTTCGGCGCGGACATGGCGAGCCGCGCCGACAGCGCGCGCGTCGTGCTGCGCTGGCTGAAAGAGCGCAAGCCGGTCATGCTCGGCGCGGACATGGACTATGGCGTGCGCAACTCCACGTTCGTGCCGTTCTTCGGGATTCCCACCTGCACGCTGACTGCGGTCGGCCGGTTCGCGAAGGTGGGCCATGCGCAGGTCCTGCCGTTCATCGGCGAGGTGCTGCCGAATTACAAGGGCTACCGGCTCAAGGTGTTCAAGCCGTGGGACAACTACCCGAGCGGCGACGACGATATCGACGCACGCCGCATGAACGCCTTTCTCGAAGAGCAGATTCCGCGCATCGTCGAGCAGTACTACTGGGTGCACAAGCGCTTCAAGACTCGTCCGGAGGGCGAACCGAGCTTCTATTGA
- a CDS encoding coniferyl aldehyde dehydrogenase has protein sequence MKNDLPGYAALEALWREQRQAQLLTPFPSWQARATHLKALRAMLLDNRDALAEAVSADFGNRAKEEVLLSEIFLAKNEIDAALKHGKRWMKPQKKRTGMWLQPARAKVVPQPLGVVGIIAPWNYPVLLAAGPLICALAAGNRALIKMSELTPRTSALFETLIAKTFARNHVAVVNGDASIGAAFSALPFDHLLFTGSTKIGRDVMRAAADNLTPVTLELGGKSPVIIGPRARFDAAVDSIVTGKTLNAGQTCIAPDYVLVPRGKEDAFIARARACVARLYPDFARNRDYTSIASERHFARLQQLADEAEAGGAQLHPLTDSAADASLRQFAPCVVTDAPAESALMREEIFGPLLPLVPYDTLDDALRYINARDRPLALYLFDDDRATIDRVLHETISGGVAVNETLMHVACDNLPFGGVGASGMGAYHGYDGFVTFSKMKPVLTQPRFNARALIAPPYGARVSAILKMMMKR, from the coding sequence ATGAAAAACGATCTGCCAGGCTATGCCGCGCTCGAAGCGCTATGGCGCGAGCAGCGGCAAGCGCAATTGCTGACGCCGTTTCCGTCATGGCAAGCACGCGCCACGCACCTGAAGGCGCTGCGCGCGATGCTGCTCGACAATCGCGACGCGCTGGCCGAAGCAGTGTCGGCCGACTTCGGCAATCGCGCGAAAGAGGAAGTGCTGCTCTCGGAAATCTTTCTCGCGAAGAACGAGATCGACGCGGCGCTCAAGCACGGCAAGCGCTGGATGAAACCGCAGAAGAAGCGCACCGGCATGTGGCTTCAGCCGGCGCGCGCGAAAGTCGTGCCACAGCCGCTTGGCGTCGTCGGCATCATCGCGCCGTGGAACTATCCAGTGCTGCTCGCCGCGGGGCCGCTGATCTGCGCGCTGGCCGCCGGCAACCGGGCGCTCATCAAGATGTCGGAGCTGACGCCGCGCACGTCGGCGCTCTTCGAAACGCTGATCGCGAAGACGTTCGCGCGCAATCACGTGGCGGTGGTGAACGGCGATGCGTCGATCGGCGCCGCGTTCAGCGCGCTGCCGTTCGATCACCTGCTCTTCACCGGCTCGACGAAAATCGGCCGCGACGTGATGCGCGCGGCCGCCGACAACCTCACGCCCGTCACGCTCGAACTCGGCGGCAAGTCGCCAGTCATCATCGGGCCGCGCGCGCGCTTCGACGCGGCGGTCGACAGCATCGTCACCGGCAAGACGCTCAACGCCGGGCAGACCTGCATCGCGCCCGACTACGTGCTCGTGCCGCGCGGCAAGGAAGACGCGTTCATCGCGCGCGCCCGGGCCTGCGTCGCGCGGCTATACCCCGATTTCGCGCGCAATCGCGATTACACGTCGATCGCTTCCGAGCGGCACTTCGCTCGGCTGCAACAGCTCGCCGACGAAGCCGAGGCCGGCGGCGCGCAACTGCACCCGCTCACCGATTCGGCCGCCGATGCGTCGCTACGCCAATTCGCACCCTGCGTGGTGACCGACGCGCCCGCCGAATCCGCGCTGATGCGCGAGGAAATCTTCGGCCCGCTCCTGCCGCTCGTGCCCTACGACACGCTCGACGACGCGCTTCGCTACATCAACGCGCGCGATCGTCCGCTCGCGCTGTACCTGTTCGACGACGATCGCGCGACGATCGACCGCGTGCTGCACGAGACGATCTCCGGTGGTGTGGCGGTCAACGAAACGCTGATGCACGTCGCGTGCGACAACCTGCCGTTCGGCGGCGTCGGCGCGAGCGGCATGGGCGCGTATCACGGCTACGACGGCTTCGTGACGTTCTCGAAGATGAAGCCGGTGCTCACGCAGCCGCGCTTCAATGCGCGCGCACTGATCGCGCCGCCTTACGGCGCGCGCGTCAGCGCGATATTGAAGATGATGATGAAGCGGTAG
- a CDS encoding DUF1493 family protein, producing the protein MEDDTWVRIEAFAREEIGQPLFRRLTFTPETRLDEDAGLAGVDAIEFIDKWALTFDVAAQGFPYDRYFSGDGFDLAALLLCFFPKRFRDPPLVPITLGMLAEATRRGRWDTQEIEAWAKEAN; encoded by the coding sequence ATGGAAGACGATACTTGGGTTCGAATAGAGGCGTTTGCCAGAGAGGAGATTGGCCAGCCGCTTTTTCGACGACTGACTTTCACACCGGAAACTCGGCTTGACGAAGATGCTGGCTTGGCAGGCGTTGACGCTATCGAATTCATCGATAAATGGGCACTAACGTTCGATGTCGCTGCGCAGGGTTTTCCATACGACCGGTACTTCAGCGGAGACGGTTTTGATTTGGCAGCCTTGTTGTTGTGTTTCTTCCCGAAGCGCTTTCGGGACCCCCCCTTGGTCCCCATCACACTAGGCATGCTTGCCGAGGCTACCCGGCGCGGCCGCTGGGATACTCAGGAAATCGAAGCGTGGGCGAAAGAGGCGAACTGA
- a CDS encoding serine/threonine protein kinase has protein sequence MNDSNFDSSSEADGEPADRGAAAHPFTRLTPECVLDAIDSVLIDTGVRTDGRLLPLNSYENRVYQVGVEDGPPVIAKFYRPQRWSNEAILEEHAFVAELAAREIPAVPARVTEGRTLHEFDGFRFAIFERRGGRAPEIDRRDTLEWLGRFIGRIHAVGASKPYAARPSLDIQTFGYEPRDYLLTHDFIPLDVRASYEAAVTLALEGVERAFERAGDVRQLRLHGDCHPSNVLWTDAGPHFVDFDDSRMGPAVQDLWLLLPGGRADASRALADLLAGYEDFCEFEPRELHLVEALRTLRLIHYAAWLARRWDDPAFPAAFPWFNTQRYWEERVLELREQIGAMQEGPLWPV, from the coding sequence ATGAACGACTCCAATTTCGATTCCTCCTCCGAAGCGGATGGCGAGCCCGCCGATCGTGGCGCGGCCGCCCATCCGTTCACCCGGCTCACGCCGGAATGCGTGCTCGACGCCATCGACAGCGTGCTCATCGACACCGGTGTGCGCACCGATGGGCGTCTACTGCCGCTCAACAGCTACGAAAACCGCGTGTACCAGGTGGGCGTCGAAGACGGCCCGCCCGTGATCGCGAAGTTCTACCGGCCGCAGCGCTGGTCGAACGAAGCGATTCTCGAAGAGCACGCATTCGTCGCCGAGCTCGCCGCGCGCGAGATTCCCGCCGTGCCGGCGCGCGTGACCGAAGGGCGCACGCTCCACGAATTCGACGGGTTTCGCTTTGCGATCTTCGAGCGGCGCGGCGGACGCGCGCCCGAGATCGACCGGCGCGATACGCTCGAATGGCTCGGCCGCTTCATCGGCCGCATTCACGCGGTGGGTGCGAGCAAGCCGTACGCCGCGCGTCCGTCGCTCGATATTCAAACGTTCGGCTATGAGCCGCGCGACTATCTGCTCACGCACGATTTCATCCCGCTCGACGTGCGCGCGTCGTACGAGGCGGCGGTGACGCTGGCGCTCGAAGGCGTCGAGCGCGCTTTCGAGCGCGCGGGCGACGTGCGCCAGTTGCGCCTGCACGGCGACTGCCATCCGAGCAACGTGCTGTGGACCGATGCCGGCCCGCACTTCGTCGATTTCGACGATAGCCGCATGGGTCCGGCGGTACAGGACTTGTGGCTGCTGCTGCCGGGCGGCCGCGCCGACGCGTCGCGCGCGCTCGCCGATCTGCTCGCGGGCTATGAGGACTTCTGCGAATTCGAGCCGCGCGAGCTGCATCTGGTCGAGGCGCTGCGCACGCTGCGCCTCATTCACTACGCGGCGTGGCTCGCTCGCCGCTGGGACGATCCCGCGTTTCCGGCCGCGTTTCCGTGGTTCAACACGCAGCGCTACTGGGAAGAGCGCGTGCTCGAGCTGCGTGAGCAGATCGGCGCGATGCAGGAGGGGCCGCTGTGGCCGGTTTAG
- a CDS encoding GMC family oxidoreductase — MQYDYIIVGAGSGGATLASRLADRCPEATIALIEAGPHTQRNAFVNTPFGIAALVPFKRKTNYGYETVPQPALNGRRGYQPRGRGMGGSSAINAMIYTRGHPLDYDEWARLGCEGWAWPDVLPVFRRAEGNARGANAWHGADGPLSVSDLHYRNPFAHRFIDAAIDAGFPANDDFNGPEQEGIGFYQVTQRDGRRCSVAHAYLYDKTRSNLHVIADATVLRVVFDGRRATGVELARAGRVETLAARAEIVLAAGAFNTPQLLMCSGIGPEAPLRALGIGVVHDAPGVGENLIDHIDFTLNKRVTSTEPVGFSLRGFAKMAAAVPPFIRHGSGMLSSNIAEAGGFIKSDPSLDRPDLQLHFCTALVDDHNRRMHWGHGYSLHVCVLRPKSRGTVTLASADARDAPLIDPRFLSDSRDLDLLVRGAQCARRIFEAPALASHGGTELFTLRDATEAQLREQIAEHADTIYHPVGTCRMGGDALAVVDPQLRVRGVTALRIADASVMPTLIGGNTNAPTVMIGERAADFMVAARRAGGAQSSGSPVSLRDRV; from the coding sequence GTGCAATACGACTACATCATTGTCGGTGCAGGCTCGGGAGGCGCGACGCTCGCGAGCCGGCTCGCGGACCGCTGCCCCGAGGCGACGATCGCGCTGATCGAAGCCGGTCCCCACACGCAGCGCAACGCGTTCGTCAACACGCCGTTCGGCATCGCCGCGCTCGTGCCGTTCAAGCGCAAGACCAACTATGGCTACGAGACCGTGCCGCAGCCGGCGCTCAACGGCCGGCGCGGCTACCAGCCGCGCGGACGCGGCATGGGCGGCTCCAGCGCGATCAACGCCATGATCTACACGCGCGGCCATCCGCTCGACTACGACGAATGGGCCCGGCTCGGCTGCGAGGGCTGGGCGTGGCCGGACGTGCTGCCCGTGTTTCGCCGCGCCGAAGGCAACGCGCGCGGCGCGAATGCATGGCATGGCGCAGACGGGCCGCTTAGCGTGTCGGATCTGCACTATCGCAATCCGTTTGCTCACCGCTTCATCGATGCCGCGATCGACGCGGGCTTTCCCGCCAACGACGACTTCAACGGCCCCGAGCAGGAAGGCATCGGCTTCTACCAAGTCACGCAGCGGGACGGCCGCCGCTGCAGCGTGGCGCACGCTTATCTATACGACAAAACGCGCAGCAATCTGCACGTGATCGCCGATGCGACCGTGCTGCGCGTCGTCTTCGACGGGCGGCGCGCCACGGGCGTCGAGCTCGCGCGCGCGGGCCGCGTCGAAACCCTCGCCGCGCGCGCCGAAATCGTGCTCGCGGCCGGCGCGTTCAATACGCCGCAATTGCTGATGTGCTCCGGCATCGGCCCCGAAGCGCCGCTGCGTGCGCTCGGCATCGGCGTCGTGCACGATGCGCCCGGTGTTGGGGAGAACCTGATCGATCACATCGACTTCACGCTGAACAAGCGCGTGACATCGACCGAGCCGGTCGGCTTTTCGCTGCGCGGCTTCGCGAAGATGGCCGCTGCCGTGCCGCCGTTCATCCGCCACGGCAGCGGCATGCTGTCGAGCAACATCGCGGAGGCGGGCGGCTTCATCAAAAGCGATCCGTCGCTCGATCGCCCCGATCTGCAACTGCATTTCTGCACGGCGCTCGTCGACGATCACAACCGGCGTATGCACTGGGGTCACGGCTATTCGCTGCATGTCTGCGTGCTGCGTCCGAAAAGCCGCGGGACGGTCACGCTCGCGAGCGCCGACGCGCGCGATGCGCCGCTGATCGATCCGCGCTTCCTGTCCGATTCGCGCGATCTCGATCTGCTGGTGCGTGGCGCGCAGTGCGCGCGGCGGATCTTCGAGGCGCCAGCGCTCGCATCGCACGGCGGCACGGAGTTGTTCACGCTCCGCGACGCGACCGAAGCGCAATTGCGCGAGCAGATCGCCGAGCATGCCGACACGATCTATCACCCGGTCGGAACCTGCCGGATGGGCGGCGATGCGCTGGCGGTCGTCGATCCGCAGTTGCGCGTGCGGGGCGTGACGGCGCTGCGCATCGCCGACGCATCGGTGATGCCGACGCTCATCGGCGGCAATACCAACGCGCCGACCGTGATGATCGGCGAGCGCGCGGCCGATTTCATGGTGGCGGCGCGTCGCGCCGGCGGCGCTCAGTCCTCGGGCTCGCCGGTGAGCCTGCGGGACCGCGTGTAG
- the metK gene encoding methionine adenosyltransferase — translation MANDYLFTSESVSEGHPDKVADQISDAILDAILTQDKYSRVAAETLCNTGLVVLAGEITTTANVDYIQVARDTIKRIGYDNTDYGIDYKGCAVLVAYDKQSPDIAQGVDRAHDNNLDQGAGDQGLMFGYACDETPELMPLPIHLSHRLVERQASLRRDGRLPWLRPDAKSQVTVRYVDGKPHSIDTVVLSTQHSPDIELATLREAVIEEVIKPTLPADLIKGDIKFLVNPTGRFVIGGPQGDCGLTGRKIIVDTYGGAAPHGGGAFSGKDPSKVDRSAAYAGRYVAKNIVAAGLASRCLIQVSYAIGVAQPTSVMVNTYGTGRVSDETITKLVLEHFDLRPKGIVQMLDLLRPVYEKTAAYGHFGREEPEFSWEATDKALALAEAAGTEAVAALA, via the coding sequence GTGGCAAACGACTATCTCTTCACGTCTGAATCCGTTTCCGAAGGCCATCCGGACAAGGTCGCCGACCAAATCTCGGACGCGATTCTCGACGCAATCCTCACGCAAGACAAATACTCCCGCGTTGCCGCCGAAACGCTGTGCAACACGGGTCTCGTCGTGCTCGCCGGTGAAATCACGACGACCGCGAACGTCGACTACATCCAGGTCGCGCGCGACACGATCAAGCGCATCGGCTACGACAACACCGACTACGGCATCGACTACAAGGGCTGTGCGGTGCTCGTCGCGTACGACAAGCAATCGCCGGACATCGCCCAAGGCGTCGACCGCGCGCACGACAACAACCTCGATCAAGGCGCCGGCGACCAGGGCCTGATGTTCGGCTACGCCTGCGACGAAACGCCTGAGCTGATGCCGCTGCCGATCCACCTGTCGCACCGGCTGGTCGAGCGCCAGGCGAGCCTGCGACGCGACGGCCGCCTGCCCTGGCTGCGTCCGGATGCGAAGTCGCAGGTCACGGTGCGCTACGTCGACGGCAAGCCGCATTCGATCGACACCGTCGTGCTGTCCACGCAGCACTCGCCGGATATCGAGCTCGCGACGCTGCGCGAAGCGGTGATCGAAGAAGTCATCAAGCCGACGCTGCCCGCCGATCTGATCAAGGGCGACATCAAGTTCCTCGTGAACCCGACTGGCCGGTTCGTGATCGGCGGCCCGCAAGGCGACTGCGGTCTGACGGGCCGCAAGATCATCGTCGATACGTACGGCGGCGCGGCGCCGCACGGCGGTGGCGCGTTCTCGGGCAAGGATCCGTCGAAGGTCGACCGCTCGGCCGCCTATGCCGGCCGCTATGTCGCGAAGAACATCGTGGCCGCGGGCCTCGCGTCGCGCTGCCTGATTCAAGTGTCGTACGCGATTGGCGTGGCGCAGCCCACGTCGGTGATGGTCAACACGTATGGCACGGGCCGCGTGTCGGATGAGACGATCACGAAGCTCGTGCTCGAGCACTTCGATCTGCGTCCGAAGGGCATCGTCCAGATGCTCGACCTTCTGCGTCCGGTCTACGAAAAGACTGCGGCATATGGTCACTTCGGCCGTGAAGAGCCGGAATTCTCGTGGGAAGCGACCGACAAGGCGCTGGCACTCGCGGAAGCCGCCGGTACGGAAGCCGTGGCAGCATTGGCCTAA
- a CDS encoding DUF3185 family protein, with amino-acid sequence MIKAISLALIVGGVVLLYFGGQSFHSFANDMSRVFTGAPTNKTIMLIAGGVAATVAGLIGLTLSSGKR; translated from the coding sequence ATGATCAAGGCGATTTCGCTTGCGCTGATCGTCGGCGGCGTCGTGCTGCTGTATTTCGGCGGCCAGTCGTTTCACTCGTTTGCCAACGACATGTCGCGCGTGTTCACCGGCGCGCCGACCAACAAGACGATCATGCTGATCGCAGGCGGCGTCGCGGCGACGGTCGCGGGGCTGATCGGGCTCACATTGTCGTCGGGCAAGCGTTGA
- the mgrA gene encoding L-glyceraldehyde 3-phosphate reductase: MAYEAATERYSDMQYRVCGKSGLKLPALSLGLWHNFGDTTPLSTQRDILRAAFDLGITHFDLANNYGPPYGSAETNFGRLFKDDFKPYRDELLISSKAGWDMWPGPYGQGGGSRKYVLASLDQSLQRMGLDYVDIFYSHRFDADTPLEETAGALATAVQQGKALYIGISSYSAAKTREMAKLLREHKVPLLIHQPAYNMLNRWIEGELLDALDDVGAGSIAFTPLAQGLLTAKYLNGVPADARVNKPGGGSLQQGHLSAENIEHVRKLNAIAERRGQSLAQMALAWVLRDTRVTSALIGASKPEQVRENVGALKNLAFTQEELAEIDRYATEGGINLWEKPSTDQAI; this comes from the coding sequence ATGGCCTACGAAGCAGCAACGGAACGCTATTCGGATATGCAGTACCGCGTATGCGGCAAGTCGGGTCTCAAGCTACCGGCACTGTCGCTCGGGTTGTGGCACAACTTCGGCGACACGACGCCGCTCTCCACGCAACGCGACATCCTGCGTGCGGCGTTCGATCTGGGCATCACGCATTTCGATCTCGCGAATAACTACGGCCCGCCCTACGGCAGCGCCGAAACCAATTTCGGCCGGCTCTTCAAGGACGATTTCAAGCCGTATCGCGACGAACTCCTGATCTCGTCGAAAGCCGGCTGGGACATGTGGCCGGGCCCGTATGGCCAAGGCGGCGGCTCGCGCAAGTACGTGCTCGCGAGCCTCGATCAGAGCCTGCAGCGCATGGGGCTCGATTACGTCGACATCTTCTACTCGCATCGCTTCGACGCCGACACGCCGCTCGAAGAAACCGCCGGCGCGCTCGCGACGGCTGTGCAGCAAGGCAAGGCGCTCTATATCGGCATCTCGTCGTACTCGGCCGCGAAGACGCGCGAGATGGCGAAGCTGTTGCGCGAGCACAAGGTGCCGCTTTTGATTCATCAGCCTGCGTACAACATGCTCAACCGCTGGATCGAAGGTGAGCTGCTCGATGCGCTCGACGATGTCGGCGCGGGCAGCATCGCGTTCACGCCGCTCGCGCAAGGGCTCTTGACCGCGAAGTACCTGAACGGCGTGCCTGCCGATGCGCGCGTCAACAAGCCCGGCGGCGGGTCGTTGCAGCAAGGCCATCTGAGCGCGGAGAACATCGAGCACGTGCGCAAGCTCAATGCGATCGCCGAGCGGCGCGGCCAGAGCCTCGCGCAGATGGCGCTCGCGTGGGTGCTGCGCGATACGCGCGTGACCTCGGCGCTGATCGGCGCGAGCAAGCCGGAGCAGGTGCGGGAGAACGTCGGCGCGCTGAAGAACCTCGCGTTCACGCAAGAGGAACTCGCGGAGATCGATCGCTACGCGACCGAGGGCGGCATCAATCTGTGGGAAAAGCCGTCGACCGATCAGGCGATTTGA
- a CDS encoding isovaleryl-CoA dehydrogenase, protein MPSQAPTATHEVTNQVPPLENYNLFECDSALSAAVEREGAGWHRAALSRDGAMLGEPATLALAGAANRHEPELFTFSPRGERIDALEFHPSWHQLLTLLRREGLHALPFEQPQPGAMPARCAGYFLHAQLESGSLCPLTMTFASIPVLQREPALYATLRDKLLSREHDPRDLPLGAKRSMMVGMGMTEKQGGSDVRSNQTRAFATSASPGRGTEYRLVGHKWFFSAPQCDAHLVLARTDTQEGLSCFYVPRFAPDGTKNAVQIQRLKDKLGNRSNASSEVEFLDAYGVMIGDEGRGVPTIIEMANYTRLDCVIGSAALMRAALVQAIHHARHRAAFGKRLVEQPLMQNVLADLALESEAATVLFMRLARAFDADPATASPEDRAWRRIVTPAAKFWVCKRALEFTGEAMEVWGGNGYVEEGPMARFYREAPVNSIWEGSGNVMCLDVLRGIERDPEGAQALLASWLADAQDHAALRAALERLAATLAAAPDTREALARRIAQQLVLAAQGVLLLRHASATIADAFIATRLADSPCGRVYGTLPGTFDHAAIVARAFQA, encoded by the coding sequence ATGCCCTCGCAAGCCCCAACGGCCACGCACGAAGTCACGAACCAGGTTCCGCCGCTCGAAAACTACAACCTCTTCGAGTGCGATTCGGCCCTGAGCGCGGCGGTCGAGCGCGAGGGCGCCGGCTGGCACCGGGCCGCGCTGTCGCGCGACGGCGCGATGCTGGGCGAACCCGCGACGCTCGCGCTCGCCGGCGCCGCGAACCGTCACGAGCCGGAGCTCTTCACCTTCAGCCCGCGCGGCGAACGCATCGACGCGCTCGAATTCCATCCGAGCTGGCACCAGTTGCTCACGCTCCTGCGCCGCGAGGGCCTGCACGCGCTGCCGTTCGAACAGCCGCAGCCGGGCGCGATGCCCGCGCGCTGCGCCGGGTACTTCCTGCACGCGCAACTCGAGTCCGGCTCGCTGTGTCCGCTGACGATGACCTTCGCGAGCATCCCCGTGCTCCAGCGCGAGCCCGCGCTATACGCGACGCTGCGCGACAAGCTGCTGTCGCGCGAACACGATCCGCGCGACCTCCCGCTTGGCGCCAAACGTTCGATGATGGTCGGCATGGGGATGACGGAGAAGCAAGGCGGATCGGATGTGCGCAGCAATCAGACGCGTGCCTTCGCAACGTCGGCCAGCCCGGGCCGCGGCACCGAATACCGGCTCGTCGGCCACAAGTGGTTCTTCTCGGCGCCGCAGTGCGACGCGCACCTCGTCCTCGCGCGCACGGACACGCAAGAAGGGCTGTCCTGCTTCTACGTCCCGCGATTCGCGCCCGACGGCACGAAGAACGCCGTCCAGATCCAGCGTCTGAAGGACAAGCTCGGCAACCGCTCGAACGCGAGCAGCGAAGTCGAATTCCTCGACGCCTACGGCGTGATGATCGGCGACGAAGGACGCGGCGTGCCGACCATCATCGAAATGGCGAACTACACGCGGCTCGATTGCGTGATCGGCAGCGCCGCGCTGATGCGCGCCGCGCTCGTTCAGGCGATCCATCACGCTCGCCATCGCGCCGCGTTCGGCAAGCGGCTCGTCGAGCAGCCGCTGATGCAAAACGTGCTCGCCGACCTCGCGCTCGAATCGGAAGCGGCGACCGTGCTCTTCATGCGCCTCGCGCGCGCATTCGATGCCGACCCGGCCACCGCCTCGCCGGAAGATCGCGCGTGGCGGCGCATCGTCACGCCGGCCGCCAAGTTCTGGGTCTGCAAGCGCGCGCTCGAATTCACGGGCGAGGCGATGGAAGTGTGGGGCGGCAACGGCTATGTCGAAGAAGGCCCGATGGCGCGCTTTTATCGCGAGGCGCCCGTCAATTCGATCTGGGAAGGCTCGGGCAACGTGATGTGTCTCGACGTGCTGCGCGGCATCGAGCGCGATCCGGAAGGCGCGCAGGCGCTGCTTGCGTCTTGGCTCGCCGACGCCCAGGATCATGCCGCCTTGCGCGCCGCGCTCGAACGGCTCGCCGCGACGCTCGCGGCCGCGCCCGACACGCGCGAAGCGCTGGCACGCCGCATCGCGCAGCAACTCGTGCTCGCCGCGCAGGGCGTGCTGCTGCTGCGCCACGCGAGCGCGACGATCGCCGACGCGTTCATCGCCACACGCCTTGCCGACAGCCCATGCGGCCGCGTCTACGGCACGCTGCCCGGGACGTTCGACCATGCGGCGATCGTCGCGCGTGCATTTCAGGCGTGA
- a CDS encoding phytanoyl-CoA dioxygenase family protein: protein MPEHSKKEQVQMLRERGYVVVPGLVAPERCVALKALAQQQLEEAAAPLEFEADLRYPGAPESKEAPGGHTVRRLLDAYVRHALLREWATAPEIKGWMELYFGEEPRLSRAHHNCLMTKHPRYGSLTGWHRDARYWSFERDDLVSTWLALGPETVNNGGLWFVPGSHNTAFTSDRFDEAKFFRSDLPENQALIHTAVSPELQPGDVVFFHCNTLHSAGQNLSDDVKFSLVFTYHGASNVPLPGSRSASKPEVAL from the coding sequence ATGCCAGAGCATTCAAAAAAGGAACAGGTGCAAATGCTGCGGGAACGCGGCTACGTGGTCGTGCCGGGGCTCGTCGCTCCCGAGCGGTGCGTAGCGCTGAAGGCGCTCGCGCAGCAGCAGCTCGAGGAAGCGGCCGCGCCGCTCGAATTCGAAGCCGATTTGCGCTACCCGGGCGCGCCGGAGTCGAAAGAGGCGCCGGGCGGCCATACGGTGCGGCGTCTGCTCGACGCCTACGTGCGCCATGCGCTCTTGCGCGAGTGGGCGACGGCGCCCGAAATCAAGGGTTGGATGGAGCTGTATTTCGGCGAGGAGCCGCGCCTGTCGCGCGCGCATCACAACTGCCTGATGACGAAGCACCCGCGCTACGGCAGCCTGACCGGCTGGCACCGCGATGCGCGCTACTGGTCGTTCGAGCGCGACGATCTGGTGTCGACGTGGCTTGCGCTCGGGCCCGAGACCGTCAACAACGGCGGGCTATGGTTCGTGCCGGGCTCCCACAACACCGCGTTCACGTCCGATCGTTTCGACGAAGCGAAGTTTTTCCGCTCCGATCTGCCGGAGAATCAGGCCCTGATTCACACGGCGGTGTCGCCGGAATTGCAGCCGGGCGATGTCGTTTTCTTCCACTGCAATACGCTGCATTCGGCGGGACAGAACCTGTCCGACGACGTGAAGTTTTCGCTGGTCTTCACCTATCACGGCGCGAGCAACGTGCCGCTGCCTGGGTCGCGCTCGGCTTCCAAACCGGAAGTGGCGCTTTAG
- a CDS encoding STM2901 family protein, whose amino-acid sequence MSDNRYTYFHYRDLTPGELFFFIALEETRKELGLTDLVAASAILLGQNDVPVSGKLAEATKGTSVASMASRALLRHKLPRPVPTIIKSGPRLMKVAFTRNLGAAVGRAIPVVGYVILVADAYIIMVNTVRSYNRIVQPADRVF is encoded by the coding sequence ATGAGCGACAACCGTTATACGTATTTTCACTATCGGGACCTAACGCCGGGCGAGTTGTTCTTTTTCATCGCCCTGGAAGAGACTCGCAAGGAGCTGGGGCTGACCGATCTTGTGGCGGCGTCGGCAATTTTGCTGGGCCAGAATGACGTGCCCGTTAGCGGAAAGCTCGCAGAGGCAACAAAAGGAACGTCTGTTGCATCAATGGCATCGCGGGCGCTACTGCGTCACAAGTTGCCGCGTCCCGTGCCGACGATCATCAAGAGCGGCCCACGGCTCATGAAAGTTGCGTTCACGCGAAACCTCGGCGCAGCCGTCGGTCGGGCAATTCCCGTAGTGGGCTACGTGATCCTTGTGGCAGACGCGTACATCATCATGGTGAACACCGTGAGATCCTACAATCGAATCGTTCAACCGGCGGATCGGGTGTTTTGA